In the Doryrhamphus excisus isolate RoL2022-K1 chromosome 2, RoL_Dexc_1.0, whole genome shotgun sequence genome, CTCTCTGCTCCATTACTATATTTGTACGTGTTTTTGAAACACTTGGCCAGTTGCTGAGTTACACTTCTGCATGTTTCTTCAGTTTACATTCTTAATACTTAAACAGGCTGAGGGCCCGGGGATGTGACTTGTGCTCCCTCGCCGCCACTGTATTCACTTTTAAATCAAATCAAGATAATCCACCTTAAATCTTGCCTCAGTGATGGAGTCAGCACCTGAAGATGGACCTGTTGTGCGTGTGACCAGCGAGAGACTTGCTGCCATTGAGGATGAAGAGGTTCTTAACAAGATGGTGAGCAGACATAGAATATAACATATTCTTGGGTACACTAATCAACAGTATCAGCGGTttagcgaccctcatgaggataagcggtagaaaatgaattgatgtATAGAACCAACATAAATGCTGAATTCCAAATAACAGCGCCCATAatgacaacattaaaaaaaagttgtgtgtaGAAAACATATGTACAATATTCACAGCCTTTGTACTATAATTTGTTGATGTAACTTTGGAACATTTTAATATGTTCCTGTACATCAGTACTGGAATATGATTGTTAAAAAGGCAAATCCAGGCTaaatttgaacaaaaacaataaaaaaaatccatatacTATGTTAAAatggagctgcacggcggtcgagtggttagcgcgcagacctcacagctaggagaccagggttcaattccaccctcggccatctctgtgtggagtttgcatgttctccccgtgcatgccaaaacatgctaggttaattggccactccaaattgtccataggtatgaatgtgagtgtgaatggttgtttgtctatatgtgccctgtgattggctggccaccagtccagggtgtaccccgcctctcgctcgaagacagctgggataggctccagcaccctccgcaaccctcgtgaggaaaagcggtagaaaatgaatgaatgttaaaatgttcaaACTAAAATTTAATTGACAATATTTACACCATTTCATGCAATATTGTATGTGTTTGAAGATGGACAATGCTGCTGATTTTGAAGAGCGCCGACTCATCCGTGCTGCGTTGAGGGACCTGCTCAAGAAAAAGAGGGGTTGGTGTAAACTCTGGCAGGAGACATCTATTAATatcttcaaaacaaacaaacaaataataaaacttcCTCCATGTCTCCTCAAGACAAACGTGAGCAGGAGCGAGTATCCCGGCAGCAGGACTTGAGACAGCAGCAGGGCCTGAGCAAAAGAGgcgaaggaagaggaggagttgCTGGCATAGGAAGAGCGGCCATGAACCAGAAGCCTACAACACAAGGTGACTCACTGTGActaatagttattattactgTGCAAAACATTTGATTCTTTGCGTTTTTATATTAGGCCAACCTGCCGCCTCTGTGACAGCAGGAGGGTGAGTCACATGGCTTTTTCTTTCCTTCCAATACATAGTTACAGAGTGGACTAGCTACTGTTGTGTTCATTTAAAATTGTGTCAAAATCCTTACAGTTATTACCCTAATTGGCTGTCATATGCCAATCATTTTCCCTGGCTCATATCAATGGTAGTTATAACCTATGAACTCTGCCTGGCAACAAGGGGCCGCACATGtcatggtttgtttttttttttaatgaaattcattcattcgttcgtttgttcattttctaccgcttttcctcacaagggtcgcggggggtgctggagcctatcctgactgtctttgggcgagaggcggggtacaccctggactggtggccagccaatcacagggcacatatagacaaacaaccattcacactcacattcatacctatggacaatttggagtcgccaattaacctagcatgtttttgaaatgtgggaggaaaccggagtacccggagaaaacccagggtggccgagggtggaatcgaactcgagtttcctagctgtgaggcctgtgtgctaaccacttgaacgccgtgcagccccagaacgtcaacattcattcatttattttctaccgcttttcctcacgagggtcacggggggtgctggagcctatcccggctgtctccacacagagatggccgagggtggaattgaaccctggtctcctagctgtgaggtctgcgtgctaaccactcaaccgccgtgcagcccttttatGAAATTccatatattttatacttttttcctttttttttttttttttttacaatcccTAATTTTTTTCAGGTCCgagtttaaatgtttttgcagctttacagatgccatgtctgcgGTCCTGTTGACCCCTAACTGGTCTATTTCAGGTGCCAAACGTgccaaaatctatttttttcatataaaaatgtgACTGGCGATTAAGTGGTGTATGATGTTTATTAAAACACACCTGATGGTTAATTAGGGCAACTGCGTTACACACTTGTGCACTCCAGCGAGACTGTAGGTCTCACTCacttcatgccgttgttctatggaacaaaattgcaaaaggtgctgaaaccaatgcagtGAAGGAGATGAGGGTaacagacacgcatgcacatggcaatttATTGAAGCCGGCAAAATTTTAAAGTTTCTTTCCATTTAttttgtgattaattcattagaCCTAGGGCCCACAAGACATTTTTTCTTAGCAATAAATcttattcaattttttaaaaattgacctGACAGTCCATATATTGCATTCTTTGGAACGGAGGCGCTGTTTGAGAAAGTACTGTTTGCTGATcccattttttaatataaaaatgtatctgTTGATTAATCTAATACCTCTGCCTCCAAAAGCCTGCTGGGCTGAATGCTGAATGTGATTGCATAATGAAGTGGGGGGGGTTAACTCCAGTAAATACCCGCCTGTTACCTCCGCTTCAactcattttttgtaaatttgagAGCTAAGAGCTAAGCTAACCATCCTATGACTGacaaatttgcacatttcttaATAGTAAATCAATATTTGTTTTGAAGGAATGTGTTATGGTAATGTTCAACAACAAATATTGTAGTCttacacaatattattatatattaatattattatattacacaatatactagttgtaagtattttttttattattgattatcaAATACTGACGTAAGATGAGTAATTCCAGGCAAATTAACCTCCAGGCAAGTTTTTGCTTGTGAAATTATCCATTTAAATGACATGACTCACACTGATTTCCCTTttgttaatatataaaatatggcaGTTCAatccttttcatgttaaagtaCCACTGAAACAACAACTGTGCTCAGACTCCCAAAGTGATTGAATGTTGTCCATgtgcatttttatttcttatgtcCTCAGCAAGGCAGGTCCTACTCAAGCCACCAGCCAGAAATGTCTCCCTTCTGCAGTCCCCaatgctaaaaatgtcaaacagatGCTTCTGGACTGGTGCAGAGCCAAAACAGAACCATATGAGGTCAATATGTCCCTACTCTGCTTGGTTGTGACTTATTGCTGCTCTCTGCTCAAGCTATGCATATTCTGTATTCTCTACTTATTATTCAAAGGGGGTGGACATCCAGAATTTCTCTTCCAGCTGGAAAGACGGCATAGCGTTCTGCGCCTTGGTGCACCGCTTCTTCCCCGACGCCTTCGAGTACTCCGTCCTGAACCCTCACAAGCCCAGAGATAACTTTCAGCTGGCGTTCAGCACAGCGGAGTGAGCTTCAGCTCCCCACGCCACCATCTTGTCTATACTGTATGCGTCTATTACGACTGTGTTCTCTGTGTGCAGGAAACTAGCAGGCTGCCCCCCTCTGCTGGACCCTGAAGACTTAGTTCGGATGAAGGAGCCGGACTGGAAGTGCGTGTACACGTACATTCAGGAATTCTACCGCTGCCTGGTTGAAAAAGGCCTGGTTAAAACCAAAAAGCGTGCATAGGCTCTCCGGATGCCAAATATCAACCGGCATGATTATACATCATCTATGCATTTGCATTACTTAGGTGAGGATGAGGACAACATATTTACACTCTTTGTATGCCATAATGGAAAATACAGCACACTTTCTGTCGCAGATGCAGTATATGAAGGTACTATAAAGAAAGAAAGCTTCACGCATAAAGTAGATGACTATCTTGGTTGGCTTGTTAATGTGTTATTCAAATGAAGATGGGATCATGCCCTAATCAGCATCATTAACCCAGAGACACTATCAGAATAACTAGAGAAGCTGCATGTGTGTCAtttggccactagatggcagctaGTAACAGTAAGTACACTATAACGTCATCCAATACAAGAGagaaaaattattactatttttattattatggctgTAGCTTGTGGctttttaatgaatattttggGTCCCTCATTtagatgagtgggacaaaatattagcgtgtatatatatatatatcacttgtGTTATATGCAGTTGTTCAgagtggaataaagtgaaatattacAAGTGGTAATGAATGATTTCTAGCCTATTGCATGGAAGGTGGGGGGGTGccacaaattatttatttgtttgaaaacgtatttaaaaaaaataataggtgAAAAAGACTAGTTAACTAGACTACaaaatttaaatgattttattCAATAAGCCATGAAtttcaacatattttttatgtattatctatgatgttttcatgttcagatttttttgcattttgttacacttaaatatttcatcaaaacaaatgtaaatattagtcaacaacaacataactaaacacaaaatgcagtttttaaatgaaaggttttattattaagaCAGAAAAATCATCAAATAAGCATCTTTGGATGcttttgtggggtcttttgtgacctctttggTGAGTAGTCGCTGCTCTCTATGGGTCATTTTGTTTGGCTGGCTACTTCCGAAAAGGTTCAccattgttttatattttatatatttgtggataatgactctcactgtggtttgttggagtcccaaagctttagaaatggctttataactttttttccagactgatagatcgtgttatttcaaattgtttgatgatctatactatatactatattatatatctatactatatatcactatattgatttaaaaatcaaaatgtattaattactcatacgtgtattttttaatatcttGTGTTTCTTCATACAGTATAAAGTGTAAGGTAAATTTTATTAAAGATTAAAGTTGAATTAGTGGTAAATTGATGTCTGTACTATAAGATGTTTGCGTCATGgatagcgggggggggggggggggggtaagtggATGACGTGCAGGATGCTGCATGTTACAACATTGAGTCGGATGATAGCCAACCACCATCATCTGTCAAACAGCAGCAACATGCGCGCAGTCACATGACCGTTCGcctcctgtcctgtcctgtcctgacAGCCTCGGGTGGCGTGCGCATCCTCCATCAAGACCTCCGGAGTGTGTGGACTCCCTTTAATGGCGCAGGTTGGCGTGCGTGCCACAGCGGAAAGGTGACCAATGCTCAACCACCACCTTGAAGGAATTTATCAGCTCAACTTCACCTTGGAGGAACAGCACGTATGAAAGGTAGgacacatcattttttttattgcaatatgACCTCGGCAATGCTCGGATTTGGTGCTGATTTAGTCTTCCTTATAAGGCAGACACTAGatcctcatttgcatattataaataatgtaaaagcaGTGTCATTTCTGTTTGCTTAACAAAGGAGCAGCTCTCATCTGCCTGGAAAAAAGAGGTCAGGTGCTAATTAACATTGCACAGGAACAGACCACAGGTCCTAACTTTGCAGACTCATGATTGCATCATCAGTAGGACTCATTACTGTGAGGTGCAGGTGCTCTGTGCACTGTGACGTGCGTCAAACAACACAATTTCACCCAAGCAGCAGTGCCCCACcacatccagcagatggcactgTAGTACAAAACAGCCTTATATTgctatttacattttgtacagTCGTTCATTAAATTTGCCTCGTGTGTAAGTTGCCATCATCCCAATTTTGTGTCAATGATTTCCATGCAGAGCAGGGACatggcaaagaaaaaaaaggtgtttCTGCCGCATCTCCCTGTCCGTTCTGTGCTGAGCAACAACGTGTGTttattctgcctagcaacaagtgagcCATACAAATATTGTCATCGCTAACCACATTCCAACAATAATCAGCAAGCTCATCACTTACTTCTCCACAGTTCAATGGAAATACATTTAGATTCGAGTTCAATAAGTGTATCTTCAGTGAAATATTGCAGCCAAGGTCTTTGTAAGACTTCATGAGATTTacaaccagctgcttataattatctgtgTTGTCGTTTGCAAGAAAATgtgatgcaaaagtcaatttctgctacagttcaggaacattttttttataaatgaatgtattgggaagcggcacggcggtcgagtggttagcgcgcagacctcacagctaggagatcggggttcaattccaccctcggccatctctgtgtggagtttgcatgttctccccgtgcatgcgtaggttttctccgggtactccggtttcctcccacattccaaaaacatgctaggttaattggcgactccaaattgtctatagcaggggtgctcattaagtcgatcgcgatctaccggtcgatcgcggaggtggtactggtcgatcgcggcgtgacattaaaaaaaatatcatcctagcatcaatgccgtcacttgatttaTATACAGGggagccattcagatgacaaccttcgggtgaccaatcaaatcaaacaacgtctctaagtgcagcagaacttacgatgtcagcctatcatccatctccgttacttgattgacatacaggacaaccagtcagatgacaactgaattttgacctttaggtcaccgctcatgcgtaaacaacgatgcaaagtgctaagctagtcggcgaattgcgtcagattttaagccctcgctaaagtttatggtcactaaaatgagtgaaggagctggaccaagtaaaaaggcaaaaacatatcacttccatacggaatgggaggtggactttttttttcacaatgtctttttcgaagtgcgtttgcctggctaacctggctatcagcagctactgtccggactatacatccctggctgattcaattcagtgcaagtcatcaaagtaaactcattgtaattacaaaaaatggttaattatgtgtgttttgcaatattggctcatttggttatgtaaggtacatcaacatacgttgtacgtacaaataatcctcaatacatttgaaaataaatagatgttttgcatttttgtagtgggtagatcattttgactcggtcattttaaaagtagctcgcatgctgaaaaagtgtgagcacccctggtctataggtatgaatgtgagtgtgaatggttgtttgtctatatgtgccctgtgattggctggccaccagtccagggtgtaccccgcctctcgcccaaagacagctgggataggctccagcacccccgcgaccctcgtgaggaaaaagcggtagaaaatgaatgaatgaattgggaggcggcacggcggtcgagtggttagcgcgcagacctcacagctaggagatcggggttcaattccacccttgtccatctctatttggagtttgcatgttctccccgtgcatgcgtgggttttctccgggtactccggtttcctcccacattccaaaaacatgctaggttaattggtcactccaaattgtccatacgtatgaatgtgagtgtgaatggttgtttgtctatatgtgccctgtgattggctggccaccagtccagggtgtaccacgcctctcgcctgaagacagacAGATTTCAAGCAGGCTAACATCCTAACACAATGTTAATGCTACTTACTATCTTTCATGGCCAGCCATATTTAAAGGTTCTCCTGCTGTTCTTTACAGGCTGATGGATCACATACAGCAGAAACAAACCGCCGCCAATTCATGTGGTCCCAAAGTGCAATCTAGACCCTGTCCAGTTTTACCTCGAGGGCCACCTCTGATTAGCCAATCAGGGACTCCGCGGGACAAGCAGTCTGGACTTAACCCTCCCACAGCGAGAGACCACATCAAGTCCGGGTCTGATATAAGTCGACCGAGACCCACCTCCCTCGGAACTAAACCAGCACCCAGACCTGTTAGAGTCCCAGTATGTCCTACCAAGGACATAGATTTGATCCCAGTTTGCATCTCAGGACCTCAGAATTTCAATTCTCATTCCCCATCTGAGTTTCCAGTCCCTCTTCAGATTCCTCAGTCCTCATCCTTGGGACTAAATTGCAGCCTCAGTCCTCAAGCACCCGCCTTTACAACACAAGTGCAGTCTGAAAAGACAAGCGGAGATAACAATGACTTCAGGTGAGACGCTGAAGTGTTATGAATGACTTCcagctattatattatatattatattatatcataacaTTCAGTTGGTGGTCTTCCCAATGCTGACTAGTCCATTCTAGTGGCTGCCCATTTGAATCACCGTTCTAGGATAAACCACATGGTTCTACCACTTTTATAGATGAGTATATGGCACCTAATTGGTTGGTATGTTACCAAAGATGATTTTAGATTATTCTCACTAAGACAATGTCTACTGTTTTGTCCCCACCCCTCCAGTGTGTTATGTAATAACGTGTACAGcgaggatgaaaaaaaaaaaagagattaagGATTAATTGCACTTAACTACAGCCTGCTCCAGATTAAACAGCACTGAAAGTTAATATCAACCATCCCAGGGTCCACATCGCCACATGGAACGTGGGTTCGGCAGTGCCACCAGATGACATCAGTGCTCTATTCGGTGAAAACTTGTCAGATGGTAGTGTTGACATGTTTGTCATTGGGTAAGCAGCAGATACTTAGCCAGGAACACCTACTCGCTCATCTGTCCCCTTCCTGCTGACCGGTGTTGTCTGTTTTTGTGTGCGTCCTCACGCTGTCCTCCAGACTACAGGAGGTCAACTCCATGATCAACAAACGCTTGAAGGATGCTCTTTTCTCAGACCAGTGGAGCGAGCTCTGCATGGACACACTCAGCCCCTTTGGATATGTCTTGGTCAGTCAATGAGAGTTTAAGGCTCATACAGGACACCTAAGGATGTCCATATTGCAATATAGCAGGGTTCACATATTGCAGTTGTCCTTATTTGATGTTCAAGTATGTGTAGTTGGAtacttataaatggaaataacattatcatatttaaattgtttaaaaggttctgggtgaagctgggccgcatcaggttttcaaaaaaaaaaacccaaaacgcatttattaaaacctggaaaaaaaaaatcaataaaaaatgcttttgcttctgctataccgtACACTTTTTCattactttggttccggttttccacaccaaaatatctgataaaacattccactgttctcaaatctcttaatttttatttttctatacacaaaataagataaaaataaataaataaacaaattaagaataaagatcaatcaatcagtaataaataaataaaataataataaaacagcaaataagaaaaacgtaagaaaccacatacagttggtagagaaattattttttttcagattcaaatgtacagtattaacagttatttaacctttcacATGAACATTAaggaaacttaataattttacccaactagcaagttagcatcgtactcagttccatctgggagcagcgtcgtaactttaacaacatgtttgatgagattatctttatcttgacgtgtattttccgttttatttcatttcaacattaaactttggtatcaaggtgggggcctcaaactagcgtctcgcgggccgcattttgagtttgagacccctgtattacaTCATCATAGCCTCAAAAGTGGTATCATTTGGAGCACGAGCAAAGTTATTCGGCAAACTATGCCTTAAATGCTCCGAAcctggatattgtattttaatgcattgtttactctgtttttcactcaactctatttttgtttctttttcctctactgtaaagcgtctttgagtactctgaaaaaccctatacatacaaataaaatgtattattatttataaaagtcAAACTAAACTTTGGCTAAATTTCATCATGAGCAAAGTCACGCGATATGTCAGCAA is a window encoding:
- the smtna gene encoding smoothelin, which gives rise to MHLSVISGPSIGNTLRKRTSVMESAPEDGPVVRVTSERLAAIEDEEVLNKMMDNAADFEERRLIRAALRDLLKKKRDKREQERVSRQQDLRQQQGLSKRGEGRGGVAGIGRAAMNQKPTTQGQPAASVTAGGKAGPTQATSQKCLPSAVPNAKNVKQMLLDWCRAKTEPYEGVDIQNFSSSWKDGIAFCALVHRFFPDAFEYSVLNPHKPRDNFQLAFSTAEKLAGCPPLLDPEDLVRMKEPDWKCVYTYIQEFYRCLVEKGLVKTKKRA